The Astyanax mexicanus isolate ESR-SI-001 chromosome 24, AstMex3_surface, whole genome shotgun sequence genome has a segment encoding these proteins:
- the ap5b1 gene encoding AP-5 complex subunit beta-1, which yields MTTGSSWDERISAFLLSPSQFLSRTTPETFLSELLDELRDDKANDYKKVLLLSALLEHPTVLCPTASAGEGTAQELISILALTPQKSISLKCHILLAVTNVLISTSCLASRKKVAEEYLDLLFKTIQDTNDNAGGLALHPIRSTACECLREMESCNPGLLSQKLEALYYLKQQENTVLHQSYSMLYTQSLKNAIRLLTQEKDVDNAKLKSTLTGNEGFLWKTIESSMYTLPFSTMTQVSQLPSVLDCKELKSILSLLLEESYLMTPVSQASLLRGLVEIVAMVPAISPAIFKSQLLRLFGTAEVELMHATLLMKGTFTDSLFTAEDEHFLLKRLVGMAQHPLLRTPEKLFYMNCILHFPENRPISCPGEECLPVLVTPQLTLSLLPTVFNDSATMLCRLNLLCLVHLEADEEEEGKGLAYLFDHLVAMLKIVDNQGSREMVVTSFKAIFIFLRHFNHMEKLSEKMVNSLCDLYSRHCRLAPNLINLADRIQESLEESLWSVQLLEALQKCVVAMPPLQLTLQNLSWHLKILARVAQESQIVQRDTICLLLNVLINSNLCERGNWKVGNAILAVCRQLLQHPTLNEMFIELADLLQYVTKHYEDTDIQDHARFYYTLLTNLSWEKLGGVLAIGPEGGQAKIRSLSAIVAESDGLTSCLTVHQTEGCVVQLTKIHEHDFQSANTSTNTLETLENLETVGGQINLSTKVYQEQFKTPGFASEITLRYNLTHANVKDPRFDRMFTICLHFDLNDSHYADVNDIYVPCLFRDRKPPQVSLKLKPYQPYPTSLQLRAIFTTEDGLSWHTRLPDVQVSFPEIFLPIPVPPSTSHEFKEDVFDHIWNATSSGDPSTSATSLFCFKTGSDTLADLIETHFKGYLITRSQDLSSVWKVLFFLPPQFHILLMIRQAEDAVQVSIATDNWELLPHVNSYLQNITVNCNKTMTGLTLNPQNEL from the exons ATGACGACCGGGAGCTCTTGGGATGAAagaatttctgcttttttattgAGCCCCTCACAGTTTTTGTCCCGCACCACCCCCGAAACCTTTCTATCAGAGCTTCTGGATGAACTGAGGGATGACAAGGCCAATGACTACAAGAAG GTACTCCTATTATCTGCTTTACTGGAGCATCCTACAGTCCTCTGCCCTACGGCCTCAGCGGGAGAGGGGACAGCGCAGGAGCTCATATCAATCCTCGCCTTAACTCCACAGAAATCCATCAGTCTGAAATGTCACATTTTGCTGGCTGTTACCAACGTCTTAATATCTACATCTTGTTTGGCCAGTCGAAAGAAGGTAGCAGAGGAATACCTGGACCTGCTGTTTAAAACGATTCAGGACACAAATGATAACGCAGGTGGGCTGGCTCTTCATCCCATCAGATCCACGGCCTGTGAGTGTCTGAGAGAGATGGAGTCCTGCAACCCTGGCCTCCTGTCCCAGAAGTTGGAAGCCTTGTACTACCTAAAGCAACAGGAAAACACTGTTCTCCATCAGTCGTACTCTATGCTGTATACGCAGAGTCTCAAGAATGCCATTCGTCTCCTGACTCAAGAAAAAGATGTGGATAACGCAAAGCTTAAGAGCACCTTAACTGGAAACGAAGGCTTTTTGTGGAAGACGATAGAATCCTCGATGTATACGCTGCCATTCAGCACAATGACGCAGGTTTCACAGCTTCCATCTGTACTGGATTGCAAAGAGCTGAAGTCTATCTTGTCTTTGCTCTTGGAGGAATCTTACCTGATGACTCCCGTCTCCCAGGCCAGTTTGCTTCGAGGATTGGTAGAGATCGTGGCCATGGTTCCAGCCATCTCCCCGGCCATTTTCAAATCGCAACTCTTGCGCCTCTTTGGGACAGCCGAGGTTGAGTTGATGCATGCTACACTGTTGATGAAAGGCACATTTACAGATAGCCTCTTCACAGCCGAGGACGAGCACTTCTTACTCAAGCGCCTTGTTGGCATGGCACAACATCCACTTCTAAGAACTCCTGAGAAACTGTTCTACATGAACTGCATTCTACATTTCCCTGAGAACAGACCCATCTCCTGCCCTGGAGAAGAATGCTTACCTGTGCTGGTCACGCCTCAGCTTACATTGTCTCTCCTACCTACCGTGTTTAATGACAGTGCCACCATGCTTTGCAGACTAAACCTACTATGCCTGGTCCACCTAGAGGCGGACGAAGAAGAGGAGGGGAAAGGCCTGGCCTACTTGTTTGACCATCTGGTGGCTATGCTCAAAATCGTAGACAATCAGGGGAGCAGAGAGATGGTAGTGACCTCTTTTAAGGCAATCTTTATTTTTCTCAGGCACTTTAATCACATGGAGAAGCTGTCTGAGAAGATGGTCAACAGCTTATGCGACTTGTATTCCAGGCACTGTCGCCTTGCTCCTAACCTGATCAATCTTGCTGACCGAATCCAGGAAAGCTTAGAAGAGTCCCTCTGGTCAGTGCAGTTGTTAGAAGCACTTCAAAAGTGTGTGGTGGCGATGCCTCCATTACAGCTGACCTTACAGAATCTGAGTTGGCACCTTAAAATCTTGGCACGAGTAGCGCAAGAGAGCCAGATCGTCCAGAGGGACACAATCTGCCTCCTTCTCAATGTCCTCATCAATTCAAATCTCTGTGAAAGGGGCAACTGGAAGGTCGGCAATGCAATTCTTGCGGTTTGCCGCCAATTGCTTCAGCATCCCACCTTGAATGAGATGTTTATTGAACTGGCAGACCTTCTGCAGTACGTGACCAAACATTACGAGGACACAGACATTCAAGACCATGCACGGTTCTACTACACCCTGCTTACCAACCTGTCTTGGGAAAAACTAGGGGGTGTCCTCGCCATAGGTCCAGAAGGAGGGCAGGCTAAGATTCGGTCGTTGTCAGCCATTGTGGCTGAAAGCGATGGGCTCACAAGCTGCTTGACTGTTCATCAGACTGAGGGATGCGTCGTGCAGCTGACCAAAATCCATGAGCACGACTTTCAGAGTGCAAACACCAGTACAAACACTTTAGAGACTCTGGAAAACCTGGAGACTGTGGGTGGGCAGATTAATTTGTCTACCAAGGTCTACCAAGAGCAGTTCAAAACCCCAGGCTTTGCATCCGAGATCACCTTACGGTATAACCTGACTCATGCTAATGTGAAAGATCCAAGGTTTGACAGGATGTTCACAATTTGCCTGCACTTTGACTTGAACGATTCTCACTACGCAGACGTCAATGATATCTATGTCCCTTGCCTCTTCAGAGACAGGAAACCTCCACAAGTTAGCCTGAAGTTAAAGCCGTATCAGCCATACCCAACAAGTCTACAGTTGAGGGCCATATTCACCACAGAAGATGGCCTGTCTTGGCACACTCGACTACCTGACGTACAAGTATCATTTCCTGAAATATTCCTCCCCATACCTGTGCCACCGAGCACGTCACATGAGTTCAAGGAGGACGTGTTTGACCATATTTGGAATGCTACATCCTCCGGTGATCCTAGCACTTCAGCGACTAGCCTGTTTTGTTTTAAGACCGGCAGCGACACATTAGCAGATTTGATAGAGACTCACTTTAAAGGTTACCTGATAACAAGGTCACAAGATCTCTCCAGTGTATGGAAAGTCTTATTTTTCCTTCCACCCCAGTTTCATATTCTGTTAATGATCAGACAGGCTGAGGATGCTGTTCAGGTCAGCATTGCGACGGACAACTGGGAGCTGTTACCACATGTCAACTCTTACCTACAAAACATAACTGTCAactgcaacaagacaatgaccggATTAACGTTAAATCCTCAAAATGAATTGTAG
- the c24h1orf50 gene encoding uncharacterized protein C1orf50 homolog — protein MDKTVSLPDQPNKTTTVTLVETNSNPSGMVLVNTYMTNRVGDPMDLVALAQHVQKGDEFVRANACNRLTVIADQIRYLQEQARKVLEDAKRDADLHHAACNVVKKPGNMYYLYMRESGQRYFSILSPKEWGSSCPHKFLGAYKLQHDMSWTPVEEVEKRDAEISIMDKLLNSQAALPACTEPNFEGLSK, from the exons ATGGATAAAACAGTGAGTTTACCCGATCAGCCCAACAAAACCACCACAG TCACTTTGGTGGAAACCAACAGCAATCCAAGTGGAATGGTTCTGGTTAACACCTACATGACCAATCGAGTCGGAGATCCAATGGACCTTGTTGCTTTGGCGCAGCACGTTCAGAAG GGTGATGAATTTGTCAGAGCTAACGCTTGTAACAGGTTGACCGTGATTGCTGACCAAATAAGGTACCTGCAGGAACAAGCCAGaaag gtttTGGAAGATGCTAAGAGAGATGCTGACCTCCATCACGCAGCCTGCAATGTTGTGAAGAAGCCAGGAAACATGTACTACCTGTACATGCGTGAATCTGGACAGCGCTACTTTTCTATTTTGTCTCCAAAG gaATGGGGTTCTAGTTGTCCACACAAGTTTCTTGGGGCGTACAAACTGCAGCACGATATGTCCTGGACTCCAGTAGAAGAGGTTGAAAAGAGGGATGCTGAAATCAGTATAATGGACAAACTACTGAACAGTCAAGCCGCTCTGCCTGCATGCACAGAACCTAATTTTGAGGGACTTTCCAAGTGA